From the Luteolibacter arcticus genome, one window contains:
- a CDS encoding 6-phosphofructokinase: protein MRIGILNSGGDCPGLNAVIHGVVGAATQLGWEVIGFKDGFEGLLPPGDYKVLKPQDTQGILKLGGTILGTTNKGHFAAKVGKGDIAEVPADIVAKAKRTMDLLEIRALVIVGGDGSLTTGLQLFREGWPVIGVPKTIDNDLRATAMTFGFDSAVSTVVDGLDRLHTTAESHKRIMVLEVMGRHAGWIALWGGIAGGADVILLPEIPFNTEKVAEFIKARDSQGHHSTLVVVAEGAHLPDGDLATVAENAGGEVRLGGIGDIIARRLESLTGKETRSCTLGHLQRGGAPTALDRILGTRFGVMAVKLAEEGRFGRMVSYQAYHVDSVPIEEAVNQLRLVEPDGEMVKAAKAVGICLGD from the coding sequence ATGCGTATCGGTATTCTCAACAGCGGCGGCGACTGCCCCGGCCTCAATGCAGTGATCCACGGTGTCGTCGGTGCGGCGACGCAGCTCGGCTGGGAGGTCATCGGGTTCAAGGACGGCTTTGAAGGCCTGCTTCCCCCGGGTGACTACAAGGTGCTCAAGCCGCAGGACACGCAGGGCATTCTCAAGCTCGGCGGCACCATCCTCGGTACGACGAACAAGGGCCACTTCGCCGCCAAGGTCGGCAAGGGCGACATCGCCGAAGTGCCCGCCGACATCGTCGCCAAGGCTAAGCGGACAATGGATCTGCTAGAGATCCGCGCGCTCGTCATCGTCGGCGGTGACGGCTCGCTGACCACCGGCCTGCAGCTTTTCCGCGAAGGCTGGCCGGTCATCGGCGTGCCGAAGACCATCGACAACGACCTGCGCGCGACCGCCATGACCTTCGGCTTCGACAGCGCGGTCAGCACCGTGGTCGATGGCCTCGACCGTCTGCACACCACCGCCGAAAGCCACAAGCGCATCATGGTGCTCGAAGTGATGGGTCGCCATGCCGGCTGGATCGCGTTGTGGGGTGGCATTGCCGGTGGAGCGGATGTCATCCTGCTTCCCGAAATTCCCTTCAATACCGAGAAGGTCGCGGAGTTCATCAAGGCTCGCGATTCCCAAGGTCATCACAGCACGCTGGTGGTGGTGGCCGAAGGCGCGCACCTGCCGGACGGCGACCTAGCCACCGTGGCGGAGAATGCCGGCGGTGAAGTCCGTCTCGGCGGTATCGGCGACATCATCGCGCGCCGTCTCGAAAGCCTGACTGGCAAGGAAACCCGCTCCTGTACGTTGGGCCACCTCCAGCGCGGTGGCGCTCCCACGGCGCTCGATCGGATCCTTGGTACCCGCTTCGGCGTGATGGCCGTGAAGCTCGCCGAGGAAGGCCGCTTCGGCCGCATGGTGAGCTATCAAGCCTACCACGTGGACTCCGTGCCGATCGAGGAAGCGGTCAATCAGCTCCGCCTCGTCGAGCCCGATGGTGAAATGGTCAAGGCCGCGAAGGCTGTGGGCATTTGCCTGGGCGATTGA
- a CDS encoding thioredoxin family protein yields the protein MKTSAFLLISVISTILPATLQARTWKEAGSDRTIEGDYVRTEGDQVLIRKPGGTTSKIALSKLSEDDKKFVAGQAPAKEAAADKDVFKWETDFELAKQRAKDEKKDLLVDFTGTDWCGWCIKLKKEVFDQPAFQEYAKKNLIMVELDFPRKKVLPEELKKQNAELAKKYEIRGYPTILLLNSKGREVARTGYQEGGPDKYIEHVKELLKK from the coding sequence ATGAAAACGTCCGCATTTCTCCTCATTTCCGTAATCTCCACGATCCTGCCCGCCACCCTACAAGCCAGGACATGGAAGGAAGCAGGATCCGACCGCACGATCGAAGGCGATTACGTCCGCACCGAAGGTGATCAGGTCCTCATTCGCAAACCGGGTGGAACTACATCGAAGATCGCCCTCTCCAAGCTCAGCGAGGACGACAAGAAATTCGTGGCCGGACAGGCACCTGCGAAGGAAGCCGCCGCTGACAAGGACGTCTTCAAGTGGGAGACCGACTTCGAATTGGCCAAGCAGCGCGCCAAGGATGAAAAGAAGGACCTCCTCGTCGACTTCACCGGTACCGACTGGTGCGGCTGGTGCATCAAACTCAAAAAGGAGGTCTTCGACCAGCCGGCCTTCCAGGAATACGCGAAGAAGAACCTCATCATGGTGGAACTCGACTTCCCTCGTAAAAAGGTCCTGCCCGAAGAGTTGAAGAAGCAGAACGCGGAACTCGCCAAGAAATACGAGATCCGAGGGTATCCCACGATCCTGCTTCTCAATTCGAAGGGCCGTGAAGTCGCCCGCACCGGCTACCAGGAAGGCGGCCCCGACAAATACATCGAGCACGTCAAGGAACTGCTCAAGAAGTGA
- the xseA gene encoding exodeoxyribonuclease VII large subunit yields MDDLFAPKPAPAPKALSVTQLVRRMKNLLEIELGEVWVEGEVSNLKKQASGHWYFSLKDDGAQIQCAMFGARKRPGADVLEDGVKVRAFAEPSVYEARGQLQLIVQRVERAGVGELQARFEALKRKLQAEGLFDAERKKPIPSFPRVVGIVTSDTGAAVRDILNILERRAPWVQPVLYPVRVQGRGAELEIARAIERMSQPEKYGIPRSDVLIVGRGGGSIEDLWNFNEEVVARAIAACPIPIISAVGHEIDFTIADFVADLRAPTPSAAAELAVPDGEELKARLGILKRRLSRRVHDRTERLAMMLENLRRGVLSRGGERLLREPVLRLDSLRGRLSSAAEGDLRHREQRLKELGRTLAAHHPARQLEIRSEHLGRLRGQFERAASRQLEESSQRIHRLRSLLRTLGPASAFERGFSIALDTTGRIIRSTADVAPGEEIHTKVKDGVIRSTAK; encoded by the coding sequence ATGGACGATCTCTTTGCCCCAAAACCCGCCCCCGCTCCCAAGGCGCTGTCCGTCACGCAGCTCGTGCGGCGGATGAAGAACCTGCTGGAGATCGAACTCGGCGAGGTCTGGGTCGAGGGCGAGGTCTCCAACTTGAAGAAGCAGGCCAGCGGCCACTGGTATTTCTCACTGAAGGACGATGGCGCGCAGATCCAGTGCGCGATGTTCGGCGCGCGGAAACGCCCGGGCGCCGACGTGCTGGAGGACGGCGTAAAAGTCCGTGCCTTCGCCGAGCCGAGCGTTTACGAGGCCCGCGGCCAGCTCCAGCTCATCGTGCAGCGGGTCGAGCGCGCCGGTGTCGGCGAGTTGCAGGCACGCTTTGAAGCCCTGAAGCGCAAGCTCCAGGCCGAAGGCTTGTTCGATGCCGAGCGGAAGAAGCCGATTCCCTCCTTTCCCCGGGTCGTCGGCATCGTGACGTCCGACACCGGCGCGGCGGTCCGAGATATCCTCAACATCCTCGAACGCCGTGCCCCATGGGTGCAGCCGGTGCTTTATCCGGTCCGTGTCCAAGGCCGGGGTGCCGAGCTCGAGATCGCGCGGGCGATTGAGCGAATGTCGCAGCCGGAGAAGTACGGCATTCCTCGTAGCGACGTCCTGATCGTCGGTCGTGGTGGCGGATCGATCGAGGACCTGTGGAACTTCAACGAGGAGGTCGTCGCCCGAGCCATCGCCGCGTGCCCGATCCCCATCATCTCCGCGGTCGGCCATGAGATCGATTTCACCATCGCCGACTTCGTCGCCGACCTCCGTGCCCCGACACCCAGCGCCGCGGCGGAACTCGCAGTGCCCGATGGCGAAGAGTTGAAGGCACGGCTCGGCATCCTGAAGCGCCGCCTCTCCCGCCGGGTCCATGACCGCACCGAGCGACTCGCGATGATGCTCGAAAACCTCCGCCGCGGCGTCTTGTCCCGTGGCGGCGAACGCCTGCTCCGCGAACCCGTGCTACGGCTCGATTCCCTACGTGGCCGGCTTTCGTCCGCCGCAGAAGGCGATCTCCGCCATCGTGAACAACGGCTCAAGGAACTTGGTCGCACCCTCGCGGCGCATCATCCGGCACGACAGCTCGAGATCCGCTCCGAGCATCTTGGCCGCCTGCGCGGCCAATTTGAACGGGCAGCATCGCGACAGTTGGAAGAGTCCAGCCAACGCATCCACCGCCTGCGCTCGCTGCTTCGCACGCTCGGCCCAGCTTCTGCCTTCGAGCGCGGCTTTTCCATCGCCCTCGATACAACCGGCCGCATCATCCGCTCCACCGCCGACGTCGCTCCGGGCGAGGAGATCCACACCAAGGTGAAGGACGGGGTGATCCGGAGCACGGCGAAGTAG
- a CDS encoding DUF2721 domain-containing protein translates to MTLEVSTPALLFPAISLLFLSYTNRFLHLSALIRQLHKDWLQDGEDLLRAQIDNLRRRLTLIRLMQLFGAFSLFLCVIAMLAVIAGTQTLAIPSFIIALALMGCSLACLCYEVWISGGALRILLNAVQEKR, encoded by the coding sequence GTGACCTTGGAAGTCTCCACGCCCGCCCTGCTGTTCCCCGCGATCAGCCTGCTCTTCCTGTCCTATACCAACCGCTTCCTCCACCTGTCCGCCCTGATCCGCCAGCTTCACAAGGACTGGCTTCAAGACGGCGAGGACCTGCTGCGGGCACAGATCGACAATCTGCGGCGGCGGCTCACGCTGATCCGCCTCATGCAGCTCTTCGGCGCCTTCAGCCTGTTTCTCTGCGTGATCGCGATGCTCGCCGTGATCGCCGGCACGCAGACCCTCGCGATTCCCTCGTTCATCATCGCGCTGGCGCTGATGGGCTGCTCGCTGGCCTGCCTCTGCTACGAGGTCTGGATTTCCGGAGGAGCGCTGCGCATCCTTCTCAACGCCGTGCAGGAAAAGCGCTGA
- a CDS encoding ABC transporter ATP-binding protein gives MKRFYPYFAYLKGVKSTFITGVIAGIVFAIVSGFGMPLVVKTAFPIIFGKTERIAEVQRTLNDSVGPEKANELLNGAFGEEMANLKKTEKVRTFFSESLGVENAPRAVLIAACAIIPLAALLRGLAGFLNVYFVTAAGLHVLRDIQQSVFVKLQRLPLGFFSGRKTGDLISRVITDSNMLQGVVTTISNDLIKQPFTLIGALAFLITDSVENSDSFFLIICLLSIPIVVVPIRFLGKRLMRKAAHMQRESGDNSAVLAETLGATREIRAFNLEEMMGQRFLQGIGRWTKFHLKVIKYRYLTPPIIEMVAAAVVAFALGYGASKGLSLERFMGVVTALYLCYDPMKKLGEIHNRMKQGEASLDRLETILHAEEGVTDPPNPVTIDRVAGRVVFENVNFAYGDNAALNGITLDVPAGQVIALVGKSGAGKTTFASMVPRFYDPVEGRILLDGVDLRELRLKDLRDHITIVPQEAVLFSGTILENIKLGRMGATEEEVKEAARQAHAHDFIMAQPQGYDTQVGERGAQLSGGQKQRISIARAFLKNAPVLILDEATSALDSEAEARIQEELADLTRGRTTFIIAHRFSTIRIADRILVFDGGKIVGDGTFQELQEKHDLFRNLLEMQRH, from the coding sequence ATGAAGCGATTCTATCCCTACTTCGCCTACCTCAAGGGCGTCAAAAGCACCTTCATTACCGGCGTCATCGCCGGCATCGTCTTCGCGATCGTCAGCGGCTTCGGCATGCCGCTGGTCGTGAAGACCGCCTTCCCGATCATCTTCGGCAAGACCGAGAGGATTGCCGAGGTGCAGCGGACCCTGAACGACTCGGTCGGGCCGGAAAAGGCGAACGAACTGCTGAATGGCGCGTTCGGGGAGGAAATGGCGAACCTGAAGAAGACGGAAAAGGTGAGAACCTTCTTCAGCGAGAGTCTGGGAGTGGAGAATGCGCCCCGTGCGGTGCTGATCGCCGCCTGTGCCATCATTCCGCTGGCGGCCCTGCTGCGCGGTCTCGCCGGTTTCCTGAACGTCTATTTCGTCACCGCCGCCGGTCTCCACGTGCTGCGTGATATCCAGCAGTCGGTTTTCGTGAAACTGCAGCGGCTGCCGCTCGGCTTCTTCAGCGGCCGCAAGACGGGCGACCTGATCAGCCGGGTGATCACCGACTCGAACATGCTGCAAGGGGTGGTGACGACGATCTCCAACGACCTGATCAAGCAGCCGTTCACATTGATCGGCGCGCTGGCCTTCCTGATCACCGACAGTGTCGAGAACAGCGACTCGTTCTTCCTCATCATCTGCCTGCTGAGCATCCCGATTGTGGTGGTGCCGATCCGCTTCCTGGGCAAACGCCTGATGCGCAAGGCCGCGCACATGCAGCGCGAGTCCGGTGACAATTCGGCGGTGCTGGCGGAAACCCTCGGCGCCACGCGCGAGATCCGTGCCTTCAACCTGGAAGAGATGATGGGCCAGCGCTTCCTCCAAGGCATCGGCCGGTGGACGAAGTTTCACCTCAAAGTGATCAAGTACCGCTACCTCACGCCGCCAATCATCGAGATGGTGGCGGCCGCGGTGGTGGCATTCGCGCTCGGCTACGGTGCCTCGAAGGGGCTCTCGCTAGAACGCTTCATGGGCGTGGTAACGGCGCTTTACCTGTGCTACGACCCGATGAAGAAGCTGGGGGAAATCCACAACCGCATGAAGCAGGGCGAGGCCTCGCTCGACCGGTTGGAAACCATTCTTCATGCCGAGGAAGGGGTGACCGATCCGCCGAATCCGGTGACCATCGACCGTGTCGCAGGCCGTGTTGTATTCGAGAACGTGAACTTTGCCTACGGCGATAATGCCGCTCTCAACGGCATCACGCTCGATGTGCCCGCCGGTCAGGTGATCGCGCTGGTAGGGAAGTCAGGCGCGGGCAAGACGACCTTCGCGAGCATGGTGCCGCGATTCTACGATCCGGTGGAGGGCAGGATCCTGCTCGATGGCGTGGACCTGCGCGAGCTGCGGCTAAAGGACCTGCGCGACCACATCACCATTGTGCCGCAGGAGGCGGTGCTTTTCTCGGGAACCATTCTTGAGAACATCAAATTGGGTCGGATGGGTGCGACCGAGGAGGAGGTCAAGGAAGCCGCACGACAGGCCCATGCCCACGACTTCATCATGGCGCAGCCACAGGGCTACGACACCCAAGTGGGTGAACGTGGTGCCCAGCTCTCCGGCGGGCAGAAGCAGCGGATTTCAATTGCGCGTGCGTTCCTCAAGAACGCGCCGGTGCTGATCCTCGACGAAGCGACCTCAGCGTTGGACTCCGAGGCGGAAGCGCGGATTCAGGAGGAACTCGCCGACCTGACCCGCGGCCGCACGACGTTCATCATTGCGCACCGTTTCAGCACGATCCGGATTGCGGACCGCATCCTTGTTTTCGATGGAGGTAAAATTGTTGGCGATGGCACGTTCCAGGAACTTCAGGAGAAGCACGACCTGTTCCGGAATCTGTTGGAGATGCAGCGGCACTGA